Proteins from one Pseudomonas sp. KBS0710 genomic window:
- a CDS encoding DUF748 domain-containing protein, whose protein sequence is MKRRYSGLLWIVAVLVVVLIALDLALPYLVRNYLNDKLADMGDYRGQVTDVDVALWRGAYKINGLQIVKVDGKVPVPFVKAPLIDLAVSWHSLWYDHAVVAEVQFFQPELNFVDGGNQQASQTGKGTDWREQLSKLLPITLNEVRIQDGKIAFHNFNSKPAVNMYATGVNASFYNLTNVVDVKGKRDATFEGKAQLLGQAPLEATAAFDPLSNFEDFEFRFRAKDIQLKRLNDFASAYGKFDFKAGTGDVVIEAQADKGQLNGYIKPLLRDVEVFDWKQDVENKDKNIFRSIWEAVVGASETVLKNQNKNQFATRVELSGSVHQQDISAFSAFLAILRNGFIQAFNARYEQPKPSAE, encoded by the coding sequence ATGAAACGTCGCTACAGTGGGCTGCTATGGATCGTCGCCGTACTGGTGGTAGTACTGATCGCCCTGGACCTGGCCCTGCCTTATCTGGTGCGTAATTACCTGAACGACAAGCTGGCCGACATGGGCGACTACCGTGGCCAAGTGACCGACGTGGACGTGGCGCTGTGGCGTGGCGCGTACAAGATCAACGGCCTGCAGATCGTCAAGGTCGACGGCAAGGTGCCCGTGCCGTTCGTCAAGGCGCCGTTGATCGACCTGGCGGTGAGCTGGCATTCGCTGTGGTACGACCACGCCGTGGTGGCCGAGGTGCAGTTCTTCCAGCCGGAGCTGAACTTCGTCGACGGTGGCAACCAGCAGGCGTCCCAGACCGGTAAAGGCACCGACTGGCGCGAGCAGTTGAGCAAGCTGTTGCCGATCACCCTCAACGAAGTGCGCATCCAGGACGGCAAGATTGCTTTCCACAATTTCAATTCCAAGCCGGCGGTGAACATGTACGCCACCGGGGTCAACGCCAGCTTCTACAACCTTACCAACGTGGTCGACGTCAAAGGCAAGCGTGACGCCACCTTCGAAGGCAAGGCGCAATTGCTGGGCCAGGCGCCATTGGAAGCCACAGCAGCGTTTGACCCGCTGAGCAATTTTGAAGATTTCGAATTCCGCTTTCGCGCCAAGGACATCCAGCTCAAGCGCCTGAACGACTTCGCCTCGGCCTATGGCAAGTTCGACTTCAAGGCCGGCACCGGTGACGTGGTAATTGAGGCCCAGGCCGATAAAGGCCAGTTGAACGGCTACATCAAGCCACTGCTGCGTGATGTAGAGGTCTTTGACTGGAAGCAGGATGTTGAAAACAAAGATAAAAATATCTTCCGCTCGATCTGGGAAGCCGTGGTCGGCGCCAGCGAAACCGTGCTGAAGAACCAGAACAAAAACCAGTTTGCCACCCGCGTGGAACTCAGTGGCAGCGTACATCAGCAAGATATCAGCGCGTTCTCCGCATTTTTGGCGATTTTGCGTAATGGTTTCATCCAGGCGTTCAATGCCCGCTACGAACAACCCAAGCCTTCCGCAGAGTAA
- a CDS encoding MoxR family ATPase, translated as MKFEGTQAYVATDDLKLAVNAAITLERPLLVKGEPGTGKTMLAEQLAESFGAKLITWHIKSTTKAHQGLYEYDAVSRLRDSQLGNEKVHDVRNYLKKGKLWEAFEAEERVILLIDEIDKADIEFPNDLLQELDKMEFYVYEIDETIKAKKRPIIIITSNNEKELPDAFLRRCFFHYIAFPDRSTLQKIVDVHYPDIKKDLVSEALDVFFDVRKVPGLKKKPSTSELVDWLKLLMADNIGEAVLRERDPTKAIPPLAGALVKNEQDVQLLERLAFMSRRGNR; from the coding sequence ATGAAGTTCGAAGGCACCCAGGCCTATGTGGCTACCGATGACCTGAAACTGGCCGTCAACGCCGCCATCACCCTGGAGCGGCCGTTGCTGGTCAAGGGCGAACCGGGCACCGGCAAGACTATGCTCGCCGAGCAGTTGGCCGAATCCTTCGGCGCCAAGCTGATCACCTGGCACATCAAGTCGACCACCAAGGCGCATCAGGGCCTGTATGAGTACGACGCGGTCAGCCGCCTGCGCGACTCGCAACTGGGCAACGAGAAAGTCCACGATGTGCGCAATTACCTGAAAAAGGGCAAGCTCTGGGAAGCTTTCGAGGCTGAGGAGCGCGTGATCCTGCTGATCGATGAAATCGACAAGGCCGACATTGAGTTCCCCAACGACCTGCTGCAAGAACTCGACAAGATGGAGTTCTACGTCTACGAAATCGACGAGACCATCAAGGCCAAGAAACGCCCGATCATCATCATTACCTCCAACAACGAAAAAGAGCTGCCGGACGCATTCCTGCGCCGCTGCTTCTTCCACTACATCGCCTTCCCCGACCGCAGCACCCTGCAAAAAATCGTCGACGTACATTACCCCGACATCAAGAAGGACTTGGTCAGCGAAGCGCTGGACGTGTTCTTCGACGTGCGCAAAGTGCCGGGCCTGAAGAAAAAGCCGTCCACCTCCGAACTGGTCGACTGGCTCAAGCTGCTGATGGCCGACAACATCGGCGAAGCCGTGCTGCGCGAACGCGACCCGACCAAAGCCATCCCGCCGCTGGCCGGCGCGTTGGTCAAGAACGAGCAAGACGTGCAGTTGCTGGAGCGTCTGGCGTTCATGAGCCGTCGCGGTAATCGCTGA
- a CDS encoding VWA domain-containing protein — translation MLLNLFNEMRAAKVPVSVRELLDLINALKQRVVFADMDEFYYLARAILVKDERHFDKFDRAFGAYFNGLEKLDDHLQALIPEEWLRKEFERSLTDEERAQIQSLGGLDKLIEEFKKRLEEQKERHAGGNKWIGTGGTSPFGSGGYNPEGIRVGDAGKRQGKAVKVWDQREYKNLDDQVELGTRNIKIALRRLRKFARQGAAEELDIDGTIDHTARDAGLLNIQMRPERRNTIKLLLLFDIGGSMDAHVKICEELFSACKTEFKHLEYFYFHNFVYESVWKNNQRRTSERTSTQDLLHKYGADYKVIFIGDASMAPYEITQAGGSVEHWNEEPGYVWMQRFMAKYKKLIWINPYPKDTWGYTASTGIVRELVEDQMYPLTLRGLEEGMRFLSK, via the coding sequence ATGCTGCTCAACCTGTTCAACGAGATGCGCGCCGCCAAGGTGCCGGTGTCGGTGCGCGAGTTGCTCGACCTGATCAACGCGCTTAAACAGCGCGTGGTCTTCGCTGACATGGACGAGTTTTATTACTTGGCCAGGGCGATCCTGGTCAAGGACGAGCGGCATTTCGACAAGTTCGACCGCGCGTTCGGCGCCTATTTCAATGGCCTGGAAAAACTCGACGACCACTTGCAGGCGTTGATCCCTGAAGAATGGCTGCGCAAGGAATTCGAGCGCTCGCTGACCGACGAGGAGCGCGCGCAGATCCAGTCCCTTGGCGGCCTGGACAAGTTGATCGAAGAGTTCAAGAAACGCTTGGAAGAACAGAAAGAACGCCACGCCGGTGGCAACAAGTGGATCGGCACCGGTGGCACCAGCCCGTTTGGCTCCGGCGGCTACAACCCGGAAGGCATCCGGGTTGGCGACGCCGGCAAGCGCCAGGGCAAGGCCGTAAAGGTCTGGGACCAGCGCGAGTACAAGAACCTCGACGACCAGGTGGAATTGGGCACGCGCAATATCAAGATCGCCCTGCGCCGACTGCGCAAGTTTGCGCGCCAGGGTGCGGCCGAAGAGCTGGATATCGACGGCACCATCGACCACACGGCGCGGGATGCCGGGTTGCTGAATATCCAGATGCGCCCGGAGCGGCGCAACACCATCAAGCTGTTGCTGCTATTCGATATCGGCGGCTCGATGGACGCTCACGTAAAGATTTGCGAAGAGCTGTTTTCGGCGTGCAAGACCGAGTTCAAGCACCTGGAGTACTTCTACTTCCACAACTTCGTGTACGAGTCGGTGTGGAAGAACAACCAGCGCCGCACCTCGGAACGCACCTCCACCCAGGACCTGCTGCACAAGTACGGCGCCGATTACAAAGTGATCTTTATCGGCGATGCGTCGATGGCGCCGTATGAAATCACCCAGGCCGGCGGCAGTGTCGAGCACTGGAATGAAGAGCCTGGGTACGTGTGGATGCAGCGTTTCATGGCCAAGTACAAGAAGCTGATCTGGATTAACCCCTACCCGAAAGACACCTGGGGCTATACGGCGTCGACGGGGATTGTGCGCGAGTTGGTGGAGGATCAGATGTATCCGCTGACGTTGCGTGGGTTGGAAGAAGGGATGCGGTTTCTTTCCAAGTAA
- a CDS encoding biotin-dependent carboxyltransferase family protein → MSRLLIEASTPLCLLQDAGRFGVRHLGVTQGGALDWVSRSWANWLLDNPLAAPVVEITLGGFTVQAEDYCLLALAGADLGAYIDERAISPGRSFILQKGQRLRFTQPFSGARAYLAAPGGFDAPAVLGSCATVVREELGGLDGFGKALAEGGRLAYSGTGGAMKVLSVPELPVKAPLDVIVGAQIGQFSGQSLFDAFNTDWSLDSRADRMGMRLLGTPLQYQGPSLISEGIPLGAIQVPPDGQPIVLLNDRQTIGGYPRLGALTPLALARLAQCLPGEKVRLAPVVQETAHRQHIEFLHRFNAI, encoded by the coding sequence ATGAGCCGCTTGTTGATCGAGGCCAGCACGCCGCTGTGCCTGTTGCAGGACGCCGGGCGCTTTGGCGTGCGCCACCTGGGCGTGACCCAGGGCGGCGCGCTGGACTGGGTGTCGAGGTCCTGGGCCAATTGGCTGTTGGATAACCCGTTGGCTGCGCCGGTGGTGGAAATCACCTTGGGCGGGTTTACCGTGCAGGCTGAAGACTATTGCTTGCTGGCGTTGGCCGGTGCGGATTTGGGCGCTTATATCGATGAGCGCGCCATCAGCCCTGGGCGCAGTTTTATCCTGCAAAAGGGTCAGCGTCTGCGCTTTACCCAGCCGTTCAGCGGTGCGCGAGCTTACCTGGCAGCGCCCGGCGGGTTTGATGCGCCGGCTGTGCTGGGCAGTTGTGCCACGGTGGTGCGCGAGGAATTGGGTGGGCTGGACGGTTTCGGCAAGGCCTTGGCCGAAGGCGGGCGGTTGGCTTATTCCGGTACGGGCGGGGCGATGAAGGTGCTGAGCGTGCCTGAACTGCCGGTAAAAGCACCACTGGACGTGATTGTCGGCGCGCAGATCGGCCAGTTCAGCGGGCAGAGCCTGTTCGATGCGTTCAATACCGACTGGTCGCTGGACAGCCGCGCCGATCGCATGGGCATGCGTTTACTGGGCACGCCGTTGCAGTACCAGGGGCCGTCGTTGATCTCTGAAGGGATCCCGTTGGGCGCGATCCAGGTGCCGCCGGATGGGCAACCGATTGTGTTGCTCAATGATCGGCAGACCATTGGTGGCTATCCGCGTTTGGGCGCGTTGACGCCGTTGGCGCTGGCGCGGCTGGCGCAGTGTTTGCCGGGGGAAAAGGTGAGGTTGGCGCCGGTGGTGCAGGAGACGGCGCATCGGCAGCACATCGAGTTTTTGCATCGGTTTAACGCTATCTGA
- the pxpB gene encoding 5-oxoprolinase subunit PxpB, with the protein MKPRIEVVAIDCLMVRLFEVIAEANMPWMLAATQRLREGFGAALVDLVPSYTTLMVHYDLTALSPAQARELIDQALTDLQPQAQGSGQCHVLPVWYDLSVGPELTLLSQRSGLSVEDVIQRHSAHEYQVFALGFAPGFAFMGLVDEILATPRLNTPRKRVAAGSVGIAERQTAAYPVVSPGGWNLIGRTPAKLFDRERDGYSLMQPGDTVRFEAIDHAEFIHLGGDDTPLEAQA; encoded by the coding sequence ATGAAGCCACGCATCGAAGTGGTGGCCATCGACTGCCTGATGGTGCGTCTGTTTGAGGTGATTGCTGAAGCCAATATGCCGTGGATGCTCGCCGCCACCCAACGCCTGCGCGAGGGTTTTGGCGCCGCACTGGTGGATCTGGTGCCGTCCTACACCACCTTGATGGTGCATTACGACCTCACAGCGTTAAGCCCGGCTCAAGCGCGGGAACTGATCGATCAGGCGCTGACCGACTTGCAACCCCAGGCGCAGGGCAGTGGCCAGTGCCACGTGTTGCCGGTGTGGTACGACCTGAGCGTCGGCCCGGAACTGACGTTGCTCAGCCAGCGCAGCGGTTTATCCGTCGAGGACGTGATTCAGCGCCACAGTGCCCACGAATACCAAGTGTTTGCCCTTGGCTTCGCGCCTGGCTTTGCCTTTATGGGCTTGGTGGACGAAATCCTCGCCACGCCACGCCTCAACACGCCGCGTAAACGCGTGGCGGCCGGCAGTGTCGGCATTGCCGAGCGGCAAACCGCCGCCTACCCGGTGGTGTCGCCGGGTGGCTGGAACCTGATCGGCCGCACCCCGGCCAAACTGTTCGACCGCGAGCGCGACGGCTACAGCCTGATGCAACCGGGCGATACGGTGCGTTTCGAAGCGATTGATCACGCCGAATTTATCCACCTGGGTGGCGATGACACGCCGTTGGAGGCGCAGGCATGA
- a CDS encoding 5-oxoprolinase subunit PxpA — protein sequence MSRLLLNCDIGESFGNWTLGLDAEVMPFIDCANVACGFHAGDPSIMRQTVGLALKHGVQIGAHPAYQDLQGFGRRSMNYTPQEIQDLMHYQIGALDGICRAQGTRVSYVKPHGALYNDMMAKPAQLRAVMQAVAAYGDLPLMLLAKSDNREAQAMGDEFGLTLWFEAFADRAYDQNGHLVSRQLPGAVHHDADTIVQQALTISRGQALTASDGSALVLQANTLCVHGDNASSIAAVQRIREAMKPA from the coding sequence GTGAGCCGTCTGCTTTTGAATTGCGACATCGGCGAAAGCTTTGGCAACTGGACCCTGGGTCTGGACGCCGAGGTCATGCCGTTCATCGATTGCGCCAACGTGGCTTGCGGCTTCCATGCCGGCGACCCGAGCATCATGCGCCAGACTGTCGGCCTGGCCCTCAAGCACGGTGTGCAGATAGGTGCGCACCCGGCCTACCAGGACTTGCAAGGGTTTGGCCGCCGCTCCATGAACTATACGCCGCAAGAAATTCAGGACCTGATGCACTACCAGATCGGCGCCCTTGATGGCATTTGCCGTGCCCAGGGTACCCGCGTCAGCTACGTCAAACCCCACGGCGCGCTGTACAACGACATGATGGCCAAGCCGGCGCAACTGCGCGCGGTGATGCAGGCTGTGGCCGCGTATGGCGACTTGCCCTTGATGCTGTTGGCCAAAAGCGACAACCGCGAGGCCCAGGCGATGGGCGATGAATTCGGCCTGACTCTGTGGTTCGAAGCCTTTGCCGACCGAGCCTACGACCAAAACGGCCATCTGGTCTCCCGCCAGTTGCCCGGCGCCGTGCACCATGATGCGGATACCATTGTGCAGCAAGCCCTGACCATTTCCCGTGGGCAAGCCTTGACTGCCAGCGACGGCAGCGCCTTGGTGTTGCAGGCCAACACCCTGTGCGTACACGGCGACAACGCCAGCTCGATCGCCGCTGTGCAACGCATCCGCGAGGCGATGAAGCCAGCATGA
- a CDS encoding LysR family transcriptional regulator gives MNLKFLETFVWVAKLKSFRLTAEKLFTTQASISSRIAVLESELGVKLLLRDSRGVSLTPEGLKVLDYAEQMMVTMQGLKQSLETTSSKVGRIRIGAMDTVIHTWLSQLVAQLMEHFPRVEIELVADTALNLSDQLQKGFLDLILQTDLLRQETVRSLELASHPMAWIVASQSIYNRDYASLAELAQERIITYSKNSHPHQDVLSLMQANGVAAPRMNCVNSVSAITRLLRDGFGIGALPPVLVMEELARGELVMLPMAQRLPNLQVVVSWRVGVELVEEIVGLCQKVVARYAEEVGEDRMLLAKPD, from the coding sequence ATGAATTTGAAGTTCCTCGAAACCTTCGTCTGGGTGGCCAAGCTCAAGAGCTTTCGCCTGACCGCCGAAAAGCTGTTCACCACCCAGGCCTCGATTTCCAGCCGCATCGCCGTGCTCGAGAGCGAGTTGGGCGTGAAGCTGTTGCTGCGCGACTCACGCGGCGTCAGCCTGACCCCGGAAGGCTTGAAGGTGCTCGATTATGCCGAGCAGATGATGGTGACCATGCAGGGCCTCAAGCAGTCCCTGGAGACCACCAGCAGCAAGGTCGGACGCATCCGGATCGGCGCCATGGACACAGTGATCCACACCTGGCTGAGCCAGTTGGTGGCGCAATTGATGGAGCACTTCCCGCGAGTAGAAATCGAACTGGTCGCCGATACAGCACTTAACCTCAGCGATCAGCTGCAAAAAGGCTTCCTCGACCTGATCCTGCAAACCGACCTGCTGCGCCAGGAAACCGTGCGCAGCCTGGAGCTGGCCAGCCATCCCATGGCCTGGATCGTCGCCAGCCAATCGATCTACAACCGCGACTACGCCTCCCTCGCCGAACTGGCCCAGGAGCGCATCATCACTTACTCGAAAAACTCCCACCCGCACCAGGATGTACTGAGCCTGATGCAAGCCAACGGTGTGGCCGCGCCGCGCATGAACTGTGTGAACTCGGTGTCGGCGATTACTCGCCTGCTGCGCGATGGTTTCGGCATTGGCGCGTTGCCGCCGGTGCTGGTGATGGAAGAATTGGCCCGTGGGGAATTGGTGATGCTGCCAATGGCGCAACGCCTGCCGAATTTGCAGGTGGTGGTGTCGTGGCGCGTGGGAGTGGAGTTGGTGGAGGAGATTGTCGGGTTGTGCCAGAAGGTGGTAGCGCGGTATGCCGAGGAAGTGGGTGAGGACCGGATGCTGCTGGCGAAACCGGATTAA
- a CDS encoding DUF2937 family protein yields the protein MLLSYLRLVLFAIGLLVGVQVPGFINDYAKRVEAHLIEAQTGLRGFDATAQQFFNGDLQALVAHYRASDDPVFRSDANSLGTLLDRQVALDKQFQAMQGPWYIRALQVAVAADPDIRLETWNGYSYQILLTPEAMGWGLGGAMLLSFGIECLFRLIDWVVLGGKRLRQSRPIEERDLKGL from the coding sequence ATGTTGCTCAGTTATCTGCGGTTGGTGCTGTTTGCCATTGGCTTGTTGGTCGGCGTGCAAGTGCCGGGGTTTATCAACGACTACGCCAAGCGCGTCGAAGCCCATTTGATCGAAGCCCAGACCGGCCTGCGCGGCTTTGATGCCACGGCGCAGCAGTTCTTCAATGGCGACTTGCAGGCGCTGGTGGCCCACTACCGCGCCAGTGATGACCCGGTGTTTCGCAGCGATGCCAACAGCCTGGGCACTTTGCTCGATCGCCAGGTGGCGTTGGACAAGCAGTTCCAGGCCATGCAAGGCCCTTGGTACATCCGCGCCCTGCAAGTGGCGGTGGCGGCCGACCCGGATATCCGCCTGGAAACCTGGAATGGCTACAGCTACCAGATCCTGCTGACACCTGAGGCGATGGGCTGGGGCCTGGGCGGGGCGATGCTGTTGTCGTTCGGCATCGAATGCCTGTTCCGCCTGATCGACTGGGTGGTGTTGGGCGGCAAGCGCCTGCGCCAGAGCCGGCCGATTGAAGAGCGTGATCTTAAAGGCCTCTAG
- a CDS encoding class II glutamine amidotransferase: MCELLGMSANVPTDIVFSFTGLMQRGGRTGPHRDGWGIAFYEGRGLRLFQDPAASSESEVALLVQRYPIKSEVVIGHIRQANVGKVSLANTHPFVRELWGRNWCFAHNGQLADFNPRATFYRPVGDTDSEAAFCDLLNRVREAFPEPVDIEQVLPDLIAACAEYRSKGVFNCLLSDGDWLFCYCSTKLAQITRRAPFGPARLKDVDVIVDFQAETTPNDVVTVIATEPLTDNENWTRYEPGQWSLWRRGECVSQGVTE, from the coding sequence ATGTGTGAATTATTGGGCATGAGTGCCAACGTCCCCACCGATATCGTGTTCAGCTTTACCGGGCTGATGCAACGGGGCGGGCGTACCGGCCCCCACCGCGACGGTTGGGGCATCGCGTTTTACGAAGGCCGTGGCCTGCGGCTGTTCCAGGACCCGGCCGCGAGCAGCGAGTCGGAAGTTGCGCTGCTGGTGCAACGTTATCCGATCAAAAGTGAAGTGGTGATTGGCCATATCCGCCAAGCCAATGTGGGCAAGGTGAGCCTGGCTAACACTCACCCGTTCGTGCGCGAACTGTGGGGCCGTAACTGGTGTTTTGCGCATAACGGCCAATTGGCCGACTTCAACCCGCGCGCCACGTTCTACCGGCCGGTGGGCGATACCGACAGCGAAGCGGCGTTCTGTGACCTGCTCAATCGCGTGCGCGAAGCCTTCCCGGAGCCCGTCGACATCGAGCAAGTGCTGCCGGACCTGATCGCCGCCTGCGCCGAATACCGCAGCAAAGGCGTGTTCAACTGCCTGCTCAGCGACGGTGACTGGCTGTTTTGCTACTGCTCGACCAAACTGGCACAGATCACCCGGCGCGCACCGTTTGGCCCGGCGCGCCTGAAAGATGTCGACGTGATCGTCGATTTTCAGGCTGAAACCACGCCCAATGACGTGGTCACGGTGATCGCCACCGAACCCTTGACCGACAATGAAAACTGGACCCGCTACGAACCGGGCCAATGGAGCCTGTGGCGACGTGGTGAATGCGTCAGCCAAGGCGTTACCGAGTAA
- a CDS encoding S9 family peptidase produces the protein MPLSTAPIARKAQGPDPYAWLQERDTPEVLDYLKAENAWQEAQLADQKALRESLFEEIKGRILETDLSLPSPWGPYLYYTRTTAGDEYARHYRCRRPADDSNTVDESSEELLLDPNVLANGGFFSLGAFSISPDHQRLAYSLDTNGEEIYTLYVKELATGKVSELEFEDCDGSMTWANDSLTLFFGELDDTHRPHKLYRYRLDGTAAQEVFHEPDGRFFLHCYRSSSERQLLLALGSKTTSEIWVLDAEQPQQAFTCLARRVEDHEYDVDHGMLDNQWTWFIRSNRDGINYALFVAADTGTAPSEDQWQNLIPHSDDVMLDGVTLNAGAMTLSLRIGGLPVIEVHPQGSTAYRVELPDAAYSLYVQNSLEFASDKIRLRYEALNRPAQVRQLELSSGAQMVLKETPVLGVFNADDYVSQRLWATSADGTQVPISLVVKRDQLGKPTPLYLYGYGAYGSSLDPWFSHARLSLLERGVAFAIAHVRGGGELGEAWYRNGKQEHKQNTFSDFIACAEHLIAEGLTTSKQLAISGGSAGGLLIGAVLNQRPELFQAAIAEVPFVDVLNTMLDPELPLTITEYDEWGNPQEPEVYERIKAYAPYENVQAQAYPHMLVIAGYNDSRVQYWEAAKWVAKLRDTKTDRNLLLLKTELGAGHGGMSGRYQGLRDVALEYGFVFKALGLV, from the coding sequence ATGCCCCTATCGACCGCCCCGATCGCCCGCAAGGCCCAAGGCCCCGACCCGTACGCCTGGCTGCAAGAACGTGACACACCTGAAGTCCTCGATTACCTCAAAGCCGAAAACGCCTGGCAGGAAGCCCAGCTCGCCGACCAGAAAGCCCTGCGTGAAAGCCTGTTCGAGGAGATCAAGGGCCGCATCCTGGAAACCGACCTGTCGTTGCCTTCGCCATGGGGCCCGTACCTGTATTACACGCGCACCACCGCCGGTGATGAATACGCCCGCCACTACCGCTGCCGTCGCCCGGCGGATGACAGCAACACCGTGGACGAAAGCAGCGAAGAACTGCTGCTGGACCCGAACGTGCTGGCCAACGGCGGCTTTTTCTCCCTCGGTGCGTTCAGCATCAGCCCCGACCACCAGCGCCTGGCCTACAGCCTCGACACCAATGGTGAAGAGATTTACACCTTGTACGTGAAGGAATTGGCCACCGGTAAGGTCAGCGAACTGGAGTTCGAAGACTGCGACGGCAGCATGACCTGGGCCAACGACAGCCTGACGCTGTTCTTCGGTGAGCTGGACGACACCCATCGCCCGCACAAGCTTTACCGCTACCGCCTGGATGGCACGGCAGCGCAGGAAGTATTCCACGAGCCCGACGGGCGGTTCTTCCTGCACTGCTACCGCTCCAGCTCCGAGCGCCAACTACTGTTGGCCCTGGGCAGCAAGACCACCAGCGAAATCTGGGTGCTGGACGCCGAGCAGCCGCAGCAGGCATTCACCTGCCTGGCGCGACGGGTTGAAGACCATGAATACGACGTCGACCACGGCATGCTGGATAACCAATGGACCTGGTTTATCCGCAGCAACCGTGATGGCATCAACTATGCGCTGTTCGTCGCCGCCGACACGGGCACTGCGCCAAGCGAGGATCAATGGCAAAACCTGATCCCCCACAGCGACGACGTGATGCTCGACGGCGTGACCCTCAATGCTGGCGCCATGACCTTGAGCCTGCGCATCGGCGGCTTGCCGGTGATCGAAGTGCACCCGCAGGGTTCGACCGCCTACCGTGTGGAGTTGCCTGACGCCGCCTACAGCCTTTACGTACAGAACAGCCTGGAATTTGCCAGCGACAAGATTCGCCTGCGTTATGAAGCCCTGAACCGTCCGGCCCAGGTGCGCCAGCTTGAACTGTCCAGCGGCGCGCAGATGGTGCTCAAGGAAACCCCGGTTCTCGGGGTGTTCAACGCCGACGATTATGTCAGCCAACGGCTGTGGGCGACTTCCGCAGATGGCACTCAGGTGCCGATCAGCCTGGTGGTCAAGCGTGATCAGCTGGGCAAACCCACGCCGCTGTACCTCTATGGCTACGGCGCCTACGGTTCAAGCCTCGACCCGTGGTTTTCCCATGCGCGCCTGAGCCTGCTGGAGCGCGGCGTGGCCTTTGCCATCGCGCATGTACGTGGCGGCGGCGAACTGGGTGAAGCCTGGTATCGCAATGGCAAGCAGGAACATAAACAGAACACGTTCAGCGACTTTATCGCCTGCGCCGAGCACTTGATCGCCGAAGGGCTGACCACCTCCAAGCAGCTGGCTATCAGCGGCGGCAGCGCCGGCGGCCTGTTGATCGGCGCGGTGCTCAATCAACGCCCGGAGCTGTTCCAGGCGGCGATTGCCGAAGTGCCGTTCGTCGACGTACTCAACACCATGCTCGACCCGGAACTGCCGCTGACCATCACCGAGTACGACGAATGGGGCAACCCGCAAGAGCCTGAGGTGTACGAACGCATCAAGGCCTACGCGCCCTATGAAAACGTCCAGGCCCAGGCTTACCCGCATATGCTGGTGATCGCCGGTTACAACGACAGCCGCGTGCAGTATTGGGAAGCGGCCAAGTGGGTGGCCAAATTGCGCGACACAAAAACCGACCGCAACCTGTTGCTGCTCAAGACTGAACTCGGTGCCGGCCATGGCGGGATGAGCGGGCGTTATCAGGGGTTACGTGACGTAGCGCTCGAATATGGATTTGTCTTCAAGGCCCTGGGCCTCGTTTAA
- a CDS encoding cyclic nucleotide-binding domain-containing protein — translation MPLPTLMNNEIRDMLMDCGLFDPLLPEDFHVAAGYFNISSIARDEVIFLEGDAGTFMCILHSGQVAVQKTNHSGQRLTIATLRSGRAFGEMAVLDGERRSASCVAASDCVLLNLGKDALEKMLNEAPRVAAKIIRAIAIALSKRLRMADGQLLSQQF, via the coding sequence ATGCCATTACCGACTCTGATGAACAACGAAATCCGCGACATGCTCATGGATTGCGGCCTGTTCGACCCGCTGTTACCGGAAGATTTTCACGTGGCCGCCGGCTACTTCAATATCAGCAGCATCGCCCGCGATGAGGTGATTTTCCTCGAGGGCGATGCCGGCACCTTCATGTGCATCCTGCACAGCGGCCAGGTGGCCGTGCAAAAAACCAATCACAGCGGCCAGCGCCTGACCATCGCCACCCTGCGCAGCGGCCGGGCCTTTGGCGAAATGGCGGTGCTGGACGGCGAGCGGCGCTCTGCCAGCTGCGTGGCCGCCAGTGATTGCGTGCTGTTGAACCTGGGCAAGGATGCGCTGGAAAAAATGCTCAACGAAGCCCCCAGAGTGGCGGCCAAGATCATTCGCGCGATTGCGATTGCCTTGTCCAAGCGCCTGCGCATGGCCGATGGGCAGTTACTGTCCCAGCAATTTTAA